The segment AGCCAAACGAGAGGCGTTGACCCCTCCGCACAGCAACGCCACTTCGTGCAAGGGCGCTCCCAAGAACGAGGATGGCTGTGCGAACAGTGAcaccccaaaaaaagaggacacAAACGAATCGGCAATTCAAGAAAACGGGGAAAGACAACCCAGCGTGCAGTTAAGCGACGGTGAAGGGGAACGGGAAGTAATCACCGCGGGTGAAAGCGCATCGGGTGAAAGCGTAACGGAAGAAGCCCACCTCAGGGATGCCCCCCTAAGTGATGCCCCTCTCAGGGATGCCCCCCTAAGCGATGCCCCTCTCAGGGATGCCCCCCTAAGCGATGCCCCTCTCAGTGACGCCTCCTTCAACGAGGCCTTCTTCGACCAGGCGTCCCAATTTCAAAAGGCCCCAGAAGACCCAAAGGAGCAGAGGCAAAACCAACTAGCAGACCTATacaaggagataaaaaaatgggagaatcTCTTTTTGAGTCACTTCGATTGCACAGGAGATGACTCCAAACCAACGGAGATGACAAGCAGCGGGGCGGAAGTCAAAGAAGCgaagcaagaaaaaaaaggtaaagtgAGCATCCCCCATATTGACTTCACTTCCATGGAGGCTATTTCCCAGTCCATACTACACGAGGACATGTCCGACAATGACGACCCCCCCATCGAAGGCCACCTCCGCGAGCACGTCCAACAATTCACGcaagaacagaaaaaaaaaaataaaaaaataaaaatgaacaagcaCTACGTTGGGGTTACGAGTTACCTGAGTACCTTGCCGCCCAGTCTGCGCCAGAAAATTTgtaagttaatttttttttgccccttcgtGGGGTTCCCCCAGTGGGTAGGCGGCCGCACCTGCACGATAGCACCACCACACCGTAATGCATTCCATTCCCCATTCGCAGTTAAGGAGTACCGAAAAAACTTTTAGCCACGGAGGAGTGGCCCCCGGATGGAGACACAACACGTTGGTTGGGAAGgcagttgcaaaaaaaaaaaaaaaaaaaaaaaattgctattaAGGGGATGGAATTCACCCCACGTATAATACACTACCATCTCAATGAGGCTAATATTCATAGTGGACGCTCTACATGGAAGCATCATGTTGAAAtgttagcaatttttttaaactgagGGGACCCATCActttggtcttttttttttttttttttatgagtaAATTATAACTCCCTGTTATTNNNNNNNNNNTTTATGAGTAAATTATAACTCCCCTGTTATTGAAATAACTGGAGTTGCACTTGGTGAGAGGAACTCTCCCTCGTTTGTAATCCGAATTGTCACTcgatgatggaaaaaaaatgtctagcgattttccccttttctcccattttctGGGCTTTGCCGACGAGGAGTTATCCTCACTGCGGCTTGGATCCGTCAAGGTGCTTTCGTCCGTCGTCCGTTTAAGGGGTATTGGtactttcccttttgtcGTCGCCTTATGTTCTTTCCTGCTGTGGTGAGCGGTGATGCGCGGTGGTGAGTGGTAATGCGCGGCGGTGAGCGGTAATGTGCTGCACTGCGCGCTAATGTGCGGCACTGCGCGCTAACGCGCGGTGGGTGAGTTTAGGCACATCGTTCTTATGCCCACTTGGAGGagacccctcccccccttccatgggggaagcaaagaaggaggaaaacaaaatcgtGGACCTCTTTTGTTCTGCTCACCTTGTTGAGTTGCTCCCATCCCCATCACGTGGATCACCACGACCCCATGCAGAACAAAGCTCCCTACGTTGTGAGTGGGGCTTTTCCAATAGGtaatttctccccccctttggatatttccccccctttagATACTCGCCCAGATGTGTGTCTTCCTTTTCGGTCCAAATGAACTCGGAGAGGTCTCGAAAATTTTCATGACTGTGGGGAACAGTACCACCAAAGGATGCAGATTTATtgaaggcaattttttttgcttctcctaaGGGGGGGGAACTCCTGCCTCTTCTGTACCCTCTTGTAAAATCACATATATTATGGCTATAGCTATTTTGTAGAAGACACCTTTCGCATATAATGTTTGCCTTTATGTTACTCCGTATCATGGAGGATGATGTGAGGGAGGAGGTATCAGTGGTGGCTTCTTCAGACTCATCAGAGTCGCTATTTGTGCTAGTGGATGGGAGGGACAGTATgcttttctctctctcttcaTTCGTTTTGCCAAGCTGGTTTGTTCCCTCCCCATGACGTTTCGTCATCCCATCGCAAGTAATTTCGTTGActatttcctccttttgcgTGACCCTTCTTGGGACCTTCCGAAGGtctacttcctttttctcatcatcaTATTTCTGCGGTGGGGTGAAGGGAACaaacttggaaaaaatggggaataaaATTAGGAGGAGTTCCCCTAAACGGAGTGCACAGTTTGAAGacgcacacaaaatggaagctttcgcaaaatggagggaaaacCTTTCGCTGAAAGACGCATATATTCCCACCCATGGTTACGGGCGTTGCGCAGCgggatgaacaaaaaagggggaaaaaaaaaaaaaactcgaaTTGGCGCGGaagacaaaaaggaattgcCCAATAATGCTCTGTCACACGGGATGCACCCCttttggacaaaaaaagCGTTGTGTTATAATTTTGTCCACTTGGAAGATTGTAACATGGCAACATGGCAACATAGCAACATGGCAACATGGCAACATGGCAACATAGCAACATTGCAAGATTGCAACATTGCAAGATTGCAGTTTTCCTGTTTTGTGAAGCAGCGACTTTGTGCCTGTCTACGcaaatttacaaaacggTATGCAGGAGTAAGGGCGGCATTTCAGCTCGCTTCTTTTTCGAACGCGCTTGACGATTTGTTGGCGTCCTCCTTTggcgaaattgaaaaattctGAGAAATGCGTCTCCTTGGTGGAGCTTCACTCTGTGCTGCTTTCTCTTTGCGTGGCTTTCACTCCGTGCCGCTTCCACTTTGTGGCAGCTTAACCCTGCTTTAACTCTCCTTTGCCAATCAGCCAATCGGGCGCACGCTGCACACAAAACTTGCGAACGTTTTCTGCCAGCCCACTTGACCCATTTCGACCGTTGCAATTTTATGAACagtgcagattttttttttttcctgcacatttttagctagctgaaaaaaaaaactagccaACGGGAAATCAAAATTACGTAAGCTGCACCCacggggaaaaaatcaacatTTCGCTAATTCATGGTTGCGTAAAATTGGCGAGCAAGCTCCGTAGCAACGTTGTGCTGTTTTCCCGTTTCGAACAGGGCCACTTTTCCGGGCACGGTTTCGAGCAAATGGTGGCCCCTTTCAATTTGCATTCCAAAAGGTTTAAAATAACCTGACCCGTTcataagtttaaaaaaatgcaaataaaaggaTAAAACTCTGCGAAACTCCGCAAAATTGCGCCAAACCGCCGCTAACCTCCTGGCGACGGGTGGCACATTTTCGTGGGTCCTCTCTTCCTTCGGGGTTAGCTGGCATGGAAAAGGCTTAAAATGGATACACCACACGCCTtacattttctcctttggcGCCTTTCTGTCGAGGATCTTTTTACGGTTCTTGTCAATTTTCAGTTTGGTCAAGATGACGTTGCTCGGGTGGATACCAATGAAGGTGGACTCTCCGTTTGCCTTTTCCCTGGTTACTCTTTCCACGTATATTTTAAATCGCTTTCTGTTTATCTTCACAACTTTTCCTTCTCGGCCGTGGTTGTGTCCTCTGCAAATGAGGACTTCGTCGTCCTTCCTCACTGGCAGAGCTCGCGTCtacaaaagaaaacaaagcaaaatggcaatAAAATGACAATAAAATGGCAATAAAATTCCAATGAAATGACAATGAACTGCCAATAAAATGACAATAAAATACGCGACGATACTCGATGATACGCGATGATGGGGCATCAGGACGCACGCGCGACCCCCCTCACCGACATAAACGCAGGCGTACAATTTTTCAGGTGGCTAAACGGAGGCCTAGCTCTCTTACCTTATATTTTAATCTCAACTCCTTTGACAGTTTGGAGGACATAATTTTCCTTCTAAGTCCAGCTGGCGCCGTGAAATGCGcctttctcattttccttCGGGAGGAGGATATTTCTAACGGAGAGGGGGAAGGGACGCGTTAGGGGCGTAAAGCGGGTGCGCATAGATAGCGAGGTGGGCAACACCTCACACGGTGCGACGATACGTAATCACACGAGAGAGGGTAGGGGTCCATTTGCAAAGCGGTGTATAAAACGATCACAAGGGTATGCACGAAGGTACATGTATGTTTGGGTAACTTTTCAGGGGGCGAATGGCGATACGCACGTTGGGCATCCTTTTGGGAAGCTGCTCCCCCGAACCGCGTGCCAACGTTCATATCCACATAGTACAACATCGCAGCATCACGCGCACACAATGATCTCATATGCGCAAGTGGGCCAAGAGTCCCATCCAAGCGATGTGACGGATGCACGGCGGGAGTAGCCCTAAACGTGTATGTGGCTCTCCACCTAAGTGGTGTTTGTAAACTTACGCTTGTTAAACTTCATTTTggaagaaggcgaaaaatttatttgggCTAAAAAGGGGATTCTCTCCAAAAGTGGGTAAAATGAATGAAGTGGAattgtttcccttttattagtttgttttttttttttttcctcttgtACAACTGTTCGTTATAGTTAACAATTTggaggtaaaaaagaaatttataaaatcaagtcaaacaaaaaatttttttttttttatgtatgccGAAGGCGCGCTTTCAATTAAAGTGCGGTTGGTCGTGCGTTTGAATAAGCgcatattatattatgtagTTATGTACACGGTTAGGTTATTATGCGCGTTGCGGCGTGTATCCCTTTTTGTGATTTTCGGCAACTGGCATTAAAGGAAACAGTTCTTTTGGACGATGTGACGTAAAATAAATCACGTGCGCGATCCCAAAGAAAAAGAGTGCCCCGCAAATGGGGGGGTAGGTatatcataaataaaatgtatgcCCTTAAAATataggaggaggaggagtagGCTGgctgcttttttcttcctttctttttcccctttcgattttcatacttttttttttttttttcataaaatgttGGGTCCACGTGTTGATGAAAATTCTTCACCGGCTCGCCCAAGCATCCACTTTTTACTTCAACCGGGTTGAGCTCTCAAAGTAGTGAGTTGGATGCACTGGCGATCGCTTCGTTGCACCTTTTTACCGCTCCGATTTATTTGCAAGGGTGGATTTTATATGACCCTAAGCGAAGGGTAACAGTAAGAGGGGAAGTATCAACTATCAACAGGTTTCAAAAAggatgcactttttttttccgtaccTTTGGAAGTTAATGCACGTGAAGAGGTCATACCATAACAACCCAATGGCGGATTTGCATACCTATGTGCGTAATATTAATTGCTGCATTCCTTCCGTTGGGAAGTATGGACTGTTGGCATGCTACTCCAAATAGAGGTCCTATAGCTCAGTTGGTTAGAGCGTACGGCTAATAACCGTAAGGTCGGCGGTTCGAGACCGCCTGGGAccatcacaaaaaataacataaaaaggaaatttttttattcctttacaCGTTGGTTTACAGGGcttaatatatattcatataagtCCTTTTCGATGCCCCATTTTCTCGTATCATCGTATCATCCCATCATGAAGGCGCGCTTCAAATCGGATGTGAACATGCAAATAAGAGtacgtgtatatttttatgccttCTGCTCCTCTTGAAATTGACTGCATCCTTGCCCCACCCATAATAACTGCCGAACGGCCGAACTCCGAACTGCCTAAAGCAACCTTCTGGAGGGTTAACATAATGATAACTAATCGGGGTGATGCCTTTTCTATATAATGGAAGTAATAGCCAGATTAGCgtaggatgaaaaaaaggaggccaTTTGAATCACcccttttactttttcttccctcatggaaaaagggaatatataggaaatgaaaatatgagGAGAAGACCCGCTCTCTGCATATTCGATGTGGATGGATATGAATATACACCCAGCTCCCAAAATGACGTCATTAAAAgtgacaaaaaggagagagatAACTTGCGTGTTTGTTCCCACGTTGACTTTAACCACtgccattttatttgaaCTGGGTTTCTCCCTTGGCGTTATGCcgcccttcttttttcccctccccaagCGTGTTCCCAATGCATGCGAAAGTAGTGaaagcataaaaaggaaaaaaaaaaaaaaaaaggataatacATACGTGTAGGGACCACGGATGAGGTATGTGggtttataaattaaaaaccaCAAAAACGGCGTTATGACGGCGTAagcttccttcttcttcaccctatttaaacataataaaaaatataacaatataACATCATAAACCATTAACCGCTTAGCGCCGTTGGGGCATAAAACGCATTTCTGCTGCTTTTTATACGAGCACCGAGGATCGAACTCGGGATCTTTCGCGTGTGAGGCGAACGTCATAGCCACTAGACCATGCTCGCTTACCTGTGTTACATTCATCAAATCGGTCATAATCCAATCCCGGTGCTCACCACCTTTGCAGCTGCCAATTTTGTTACCCCcccgttttattttttggaaatatattcccccctttatttttccctttcggcTGAATGGGATTTCCCTTCTCTTAAGTTCCTAtgcctcttcattttttaatcctcTTCGATGTCGTTCTGATCATTTTGCCATGTTCCCATGTCGCGAcgttgcctctttttttccgctttctTAATGGGGGCCTTTCCCACAGTGCCACTCCGCAAAGTTTGACCCCATTTGATATACGTACGTGCAACGTCCACACCGTTTTGTCGCCCCAGGGGAATTGCTAATAAACAGGGCCCACTTTGCAAAGCGCATTTGATGGGGAACACAACAGGACAAGGTACTATAGCCCCCTAGTTGGGGTCACCAATATTtgcaaacaaatttattcgtattaacaaatggggaaaaaaaaaaaaaaaaattgttcattttgtgcaatttCGCCTGAACGgtgcaggtaaaaaaaaataaaaaaaaaaaagtcgaaACAGCTAGCAACAAACTcatgtgtgcaatttttttttacaaaatagcTACCTTGTATGGAAACAAATTAGGAGAGATAAACTTTTGCTCCCCTCAGGGTGACATCATGAGAAGAAAGAGGCAACGAGGTTACACATTAGTTTGTGCCACTTCGGAAGTGCCCCCCTTCGTCATCATGAACTGTCCACTTGTAGCCTTCctctttatgtaaaaaacgtgaaaaagaaacaacaaCACGTAGGAAATAATGATCACTTGGGTAAGCAGTTGGGAGTGGACAGGCCCTCCGTGATACTTAATGTATTCGAAAGACttaaaggaaaggaaaaaggcaaCAGACGCGAATGCGTTAATAATTCCAATCAGGACTGCAAAATTGTGTTCCGGAAATACAGTcgacatgtacatgtacatatggtttgcaaaaaaactttggtgaaaaaaataaatgattaaCGATAGGTAGCCAACAAATACACTCGCCGTTTTGTAGTAAATCcaagttaaagaaaaaactgaaatccccaaaattaaattgaagctcataaaattgtatatgcttataaTGTCAGCTATTATGCCAAATGTTAGGGTGATGATAAAGCTTGATGGCAACAGGAGGGAGTATATGTTTAGCGTGTCTCCAAATACACTGTGCTCGTAAATGTCGAATAGGGAAAACATGAAGTAGCAAATGCTGAACGTTACGGTGAAGAACTCGATCACGATGAATTGATAAAATGGAGACTTCACTTGGTTCTTCAGGGCGTCCAGGTGGATATTTCCGCACAGCTGGGTGCTCTCCACGTTGGGCGCTGTCTGCTGGGTGATCTTCATATTGGGTGCTACCTTCTGGGTGATCTCCACGTTGGGCGCTGCCTGCTGGGTGATCTCCACGTTGTCGCCAGTTCTTCCCTCTCTCTCATCCAGCAAATTCGCAATAAAGAACGAGGGGACGATACAtaacaaaatgtacaaagCCACCACCACGGTGATgttgtttttcccttccaaGGCGTTAAGCGCGGCCAACAACACGTTGCCCACGAAGAGACTTAGCACGGCCAGGGAAGACATGGTGCTGATGAGgatgtaatttttgttcttcaaaatattttttaaggcacCTAGTTTGCTTTCGCTTCGATGATGTGTGCTCTCCGTGTGGCCATTTACGCCTCCCGCTTGGCCATTTACGCCTCCCGCTTGGCCATTTACTCCTTCCGCTTGGCCACTTCCATTTGCGGGGTCTCCACTTTTGCGTGTCCTTTCCCCCTGCTCCACAGGATATTTCTCGTTAACGTAGTATATGATGGGGAGGTACGAGTTGTCCGACCCGATGCCGAAGCAGGCAAAGGCCAGGTTGAAGAGGAGCGAAATGGTTTGGAAGCCCCGGCGGAGGGTCCCCAAGTCATCGCCACTTTCGCCGCTTTCGCCGCTTTCCCCACTAGTGCCAATCTGCGAGTACCCTTCCATGTAGTGCTTCGAATAGGAAAGAGCAACACTCAGCAACGTCCACCCGGTGAATAAAAAGGCGAAGGCCACGCGCGACACGTACTTTTTCTTAGACAAAACGTTAATTAGTATACTTCCAACAGAGCCAGAAATGAACTGAATTATTAACCCTAACACTAGCAAAAACTGTATGTAGTTTTCCTGCTCCTTGCACACAAAGAAgtccccccccatttggtcCTTCTCTCCTGTGCACAGCCATTCGTACGCTCTATGCTCCTTAAACAGGAAGgcaataaaaatgtagttCTGATAAACGATCGCCGTGGTTGCTATGCTGTACATGAACAGGGGGATGGTGGCCTTCCCGCTTGGCggccccatttttgttcctccgcGGCGAAGGGGTTGCGCTGAAGGGGCTGCGGTGATGGGCCTCGACTCTGCGGTGAAGGGGTTGCTCTGAAGAGACTCGACTCTGCGGTGAAGGGGCTGCAATGAACTGCAGTGGAGGAACTGCGTTTGGGGGTCCTCTCACCTGTCACCTATCACCTCTCTCCTATCACCTCTCCCCGTGTTATTAGCCTTACGTAGTTTCTCCCTTGCTGCTCATCTTGTGGTATTCTTCGCGTGGCCCTTTTTTGAGATAATTCTCTACATGTATCCACCAACTcggctttttcttttccccatttttttgggtCAACTTGGTgactttttctccccacccGCAACTGCATGCCGATCGGAGTTGCTCCCCTGTGGCACATGTCAGTGCACGCCTGGCTGGATAAGGAAAAGGGACACATGCTACGTAGTAAAGCTCCACCTGCAGGTGAAGGTACATcattcgctttttttttttattttttttttttttttttttggtgggttttttcttccgcttgGCGCAATTCCACCCACCTGATTGTTCGCATATGATTGCACAGTTGGGGGAAGCGCGGTGGGGAGAAAGTCCGTTGACAGGGTACCATGTGGAGGGAGGGTCCATTAAGAGAGCGCCCTGTGGGGGGAGGGTCCATTAAGAGAGTGCCCCGTGGGGGGAGGGTCCATTAAGAGAGTGCCCCGTGGGGGGAGGGTCCATTAAGAGAGTACCCCGTGGAGGGAAAGCTCCGTGGGGAGATATAACAATACGTGGCTATGTCGGCCGTTAAGTTAACTGTGCTTACTTTTACGTGAACTTCAATTTTGCTTCCAACATGTTCGTAACTGCGTGGTTGTAATTGTGGAAGAGGATGGCCGCCCCAC is part of the Plasmodium cynomolgi strain B DNA, chromosome 8, whole genome shotgun sequence genome and harbors:
- a CDS encoding hypothetical protein (putative), whose amino-acid sequence is MTSSGAEVKEAKQEKKGKVSIPHIDFTSMEAISQSILHEDMSDNDDPPIEGHLREHVQQFTQEQKKKNKKIKMNKHYVGVTSYLSTLPPSLRQKIFKEYRKNF
- a CDS encoding 60S ribosomal protein L26 (putative), giving the protein MKFNKQISSSRRKMRKAHFTAPAGLRRKIMSSKLSKELRLKYKTRALPVRKDDEVLICRGHNHGREGKVVKINRKRFKIYVERVTREKANGESTFIGIHPSNVILTKLKIDKNRKKILDRKAPKEKM
- a CDS encoding hypothetical protein (putative), with the translated sequence MGPPSGKATIPLFMYSIATTAIVYQNYIFIAFLFKEHRAYEWLCTGEKDQMGGDFFVCKEQENYIQFLLVLGLIIQFISGSVGSILINVLSKKKYVSRVAFAFLFTGWTLLSVALSYSKHYMEGYSQIGTSGESGESGESGDDLGTLRRGFQTISLLFNLAFACFGIGSDNSYLPIIYYVNEKYPVEQGERTRKSGDPANGSGQAEGVNGQAGGVNGQAGGVNGHTESTHHRSESKLGALKNILKNKNYILISTMSSLAVLSLFVGNVLLAALNALEGKNNITVVVALYILLCIVPSFFIANLLDEREGRTGDNVEITQQAAPNVEITQKVAPNMKITQQTAPNVESTQLCGNIHLDALKNQVKSPFYQFIVIEFFTVTFSICYFMFSLFDIYEHSVFGDTLNIYSLLLPSSFIITLTFGIIADIISIYNFMSFNLILGISVFSLTWIYYKTASVFVGYLSLIIYFFHQSFFANHMYMYMSTVFPEHNFAVLIGIINAFASVAFFLSFKSFEYIKYHGGPVHSQLLTQVIIISYVLLFLFHVFYIKRKATSGQFMMTKGGTSEVAQTNV